The DNA window TCAAAGAAGGCATTTCAATGGgaagagttttttttgtttttttttaagtttcattttccttttaattttgaagCGAAGTATCATTTTGACGAAGCCGTGGAGTCACTACCAGCCGGGTTGGAAGAAGCAACATGACGCCACATCCGTTGCAAGAATGCGTGTGCGCCTCTCACCTTTGgcacttccctttttgagcgcttaattaaaaaattttaaatgactTATGTAAGTTTGGTACATATATACTGAGAGATGGAACAGCGGGgtatagttaaaaaaaagggagaaagtAGAGCagttaaaaagggagaagggaggaaaaaactgTTATGCGAATATGCACACTGCACATGTGCCCATGCTCTTGGGCGAGGAGTTTGCAAAAGATGCGGGGAGCTCACGCGGACGGTGAGCCACCACATGTTGTGCGCATATCATATTTCTGACTTTCTCTCCGCAAGAGGGTCTGTGTGCGGTGGGGTTGTCTATATCATTGCTTTTCCTGAACATGTATATTTCCCTAGcggggtgtgtgtgtgctggGAGACACGCGCTTCTCATTCATCTGCCCTTTCGCTTATCACCGACCTTCTTAGGCTTCTTGTTATCAGTTGTAGTCTTAGTCTTCTTTGCATCCTTGgctgttgattttttcttttcctttttaaccttcttcacctttttctcctgtttcttcttttccttcaatACTTGTCGAACACATTTCTGCtcctcaaaaaggaaagctcTCATGATTCTTTCTCGAATGCACTTGGCGCATATGGAGCCTCCATAGGCCCTGGAAACTTTTCTATCCTTTTTCCTCGCTCGGCGGTTGTCTGCTGGTCTCAGGGCCTTAACCTACAttatggcaaaaaaaaagaaaaagaaagaggatAATTATGTGTTGCGAATATTCAAAAGGGAAGTTACTCCCTCACATGAACGCCCAGCAACATCCGTTTTTGTGGATGTCCTCCATGACGTAACGAACAAGCTGTTGCGCGaaacaacataaaaatgcTTCAATCAtggtgtgcaaaaaaaaaaaaaaaaatatgaactgttcataaaattatgcacaaaaattgGCGCAAAGTATtatggatgaaaaaaaaaaaatgtgaactgttcaggtaaaaaaggacaaaactAGCCAAATGGGCAACACGAACAAGCAAAACACTAACGCATGAAGTATACATAAACAGGTGCGCGGGGAAATGGCGCGACAGGGCGTAACACGTATTTCTCTCGTTGGTCTCAAATTTAGGGGAGAAACTCGATACGCATGTGTATGCCTGTGTAtccatgtgcatgtatgccCCATCTGCTTTGGCATTCTCCTCCCACTGCTATCTCCCGCGCTGGCTCTCGTGTCAGCCacttcgcttcttccctcGTTGCGCTTACCCCCTGAATGGCCGTTTTGCAGTCGGCACATTTTGGTTTCCcggccttcttcttcactacATGGATAGTTAACTTGCCCCCGGGTGTCCTTATGGGCCTCACTTTGTTCGACTTGGTGTTGTAGTGATTGTGTTTACGATAATGAACTCGTTGcgccattttgaagaaagagAAGAGGAGGGGATACAAGTTTAGCAAAAGGGTGGGCTCCCGAAAAAGGTTGCGTGAACGGGGGAAGTCTTCTCCCTAACTCGTACGGCAAAGGAGTTGCGTAAGTATGCGggtatataattatatgatttGCCGCGCGACTGTTTCACTCCCGGATGGCGGACGAGCCGAACTGGTAAAACTGAAGGCAAGGCGATAGTGATTGAGATGATGATGCCGATGTCGATGGCTAAGCTTGCTGACGCGCATAAACGTAAGTATAAACTGCGAACGGCGCCTAACGCTTATCTTATCGTGTGATTGAACGTACGGATGAATAAGCACGACGTGAgttgcttcctctttttttttatgcttacaaaaaaaaaatatataattttctttcttcgcAGCTGTGTATAAAAGGTCATAAGCgtaattgataaaattttttttttttttttaaattggcgaattaaaaaaaaaaagaaaacgtaCACGTAAGTTACATACAATAATGATGCTTTCGTTCTGCCGCAGGTTACCCTAATAAAATGAGTATTTTTGTGCATTGCATTTTTCTCGCATTTATTTGTGCATACCGGTATGAGCGCCGTTTCGCTTCCATCACCGCTACGGCTTATACTCACGTGGGGAACctacccctccccccaaatgggcgTTTTTCCCTTCGACAGCTGCTGACCCCTGCACTCATCGCAATGTTGACGGGgaggtattatatatgctaagggggggtggaggaggaaatgATTGGTGCTCCCAATATGCGGCATACGTAGGTGCGCACGTGCACGTTTTGGGTTTATACGCATATGCTTTGCCCCCTTGTTGTGGCTGCCTTGGCTTTACCACCAAAATAAGATGATCCAACCCCAACGACATGTTAATGAAAACGCGtcagtatatatatacttcttCATACTGACGACAACGCGACAGCACCCCCGCTTTAAATGCACCGAGGTACGAAAAAGGGCATCTCCCCCATTTAGCAGAAGGCGGGCGGAAAACGTCGCTGCTGAGTGATACTCCTCCAAGGCTTCGAAGCACCGCCCCTACCCACGTGCATACCTACCTACGTGCGTACCTACCTATATACCTACCTACATACCTAcccatttgcaaaaaagcgAAAGGCACAATTTTTAGCTAACACAGGAGGGACAGTATGAGCCACTTTAcctcatcattttgttttcaaagggaatttttttaaccataAAATTTGAGTAGTAgttgaagcattttttttttttttcccatttttgcaaagaaaaaggtaCGCGACAAGGGGAGTGAGACGAGCCGAGGCGTTGGGGGAAAAGCTCGAGTTTAAAGGGGTGGGCTGTGCGTGCTGCACCGTCACGGCTTGCCTTAGCGCAGTGTTCCGCACtgttgtatatatattatataagtGCTGTGTTTGTCCTGGGAGAACGGAAAGAGTGAAGAAGTGGCGGCGAAAAAATggcgggaaaaaatggcgggaaaaaatggcgtaaaaaaatggcgtaaaaaaatggcgcgaAAGAAGCCATGTTAGAAAAATCGCAAAGGAGCAGAACGGCCAAGCCGAATGAACACGGTATACTCCCCCCACACCTTTGCTGCATCACCCCCCCGGGGAGAAACCAACgtaattaaaatttgctCCTGAGAAAAGATACGCACctcggaggaagaagcaggcCATGTACATAAgtaagataaaataaatctttgcaattttatgGCGATTTTTCTCAACGGGttaatttcccattttagaTGGAAGCGTATGCATTTGGGATTGTCATTGCAGAGGGTGCATAACATgaacagtgaaaaaaaaggtgcacacgaaaaggggaaagatgACAAGGGTTTGGGATGAGTGTGTTGGGGAGGGGAAGActtatgaataaattatttctccCCAATTTGTCACCATAAGTTAGAAATAGCTTCCACAGAAGTAACCTTCTAACCCTTGCGCGCGACTTAAGGATGGACCACGGTTACAAAATGAAcgtgtaaaattttttcaactccTATTCGATTACACCCCTTAGCTCCTATTGTGGAAACACCAGATGTGTGCATATGAACGTCTCGTGATTTACCAAGTGGGGCGCCTATATCATCATTGGTAGATAACCACACGGGCGGGTACGCGAGCAATGTGTGGTAACGGGAGAAAACTCCCCTAGGGTAAGTTTGCCCCCTTTGTTTATCCacatattttacaaacaaatttgattaaaagaaaagcggagttttatttaaaacaaatgggaatataggtgtgtatttttaggaggtaaaaaaatgggaaggaggagggggattGATCACCCCGCAGGGGATGGCCTCTTAATGGTGGGCACCGTCATATACGTATTTTTGCGCCTCATACCCACCTAGGCCATTTTCCTCACCCTCCATGCCCTCTAAATGGGAGAAGCGCAATCCCCGTTCTTCAGACCACCGCGCAACACGGCTAGACATACATGTGTCTCGGTTTCTTGCTCACCACCTTGTCTTCCACCACCCCCACGGTagttttgtaattttttaaaaacttcaaatattttttaagaccGCTGGTGGCGTAGGAAGCGAGCTCCTTCTCGAATGCCTCCTCGTACTGACCAAGGGGTAGGCACTGGGCTGTGCAGAATTTGCTCTTCATCTTATtccgtttcttcttcctcttctcccgcttctcccgctGCCCCCCCTGCTCGTGTTTCtttttgccaatttggcTGGTCGCTGCCTTTCGCTTATGGTCACTCGTCTCACTTTTTTGGTTGCCCTTTTTATGGGCCTTCTTCTTTAGCGCCCTGGGCATGAAGAGGTTGTCATCGTTGTAGAGCTCCTCTTCCGAGTCGGTTAAGAGGGGATCGTCCGTTCGGCTcggctccccttttttccccttcccggTCGCCTTGGCCCCCTTCGCAGCCATCGCTTTGGTTTCCTTCACAGCTACCTTTTTGGCCCCCTTCTTCGCGGCTacctttttgtccttcttcgCGGCTacctttttgtccttcttcttcgcctcCCCTTTGACATCCGTCGCCCTCTTCTTTTGgagtttccccttttccacTTTACCAGCCTTGTCCAGGCTCTTCCGCACTTTCTTCGCCTCCCGCGCGGGCTCCTCTGCGGGTTCCTCTGCGGTGTTCTCCGCCTGCTTCTCTGCTTGCTTCTCTGCTTGCTTCTCCGCGTGCCACCCGTCCGAGTTGCCCCATCCTGCGTCACCACCACCCGCGGTTAGATCATGGCTTCCCTTCTGCTCAACTTGGCTgccacccttttttgtaacttcTCCTCCTACGGCTGCATCCTTCTCAGCTTCTTCACCCCCCTGCGGAACATCACCCATATGCATGTTGTTCCgccttcgtttttttatttattaattttttttccaagctAACTTCTCCCAATTGgcaaagaacaaaaaaaaaaaaaagaggaatgcTTCAAAATGGCATACCAATTATGCACTGCGCTCTGCAGCTACGCCAAATGAGTTTCGCAGTAATAAACGAATTAAATTCGATTGGTTTATTGTTGGGATGCTTTTCTTTCCACCCCCATTTTCTCTCCTacaatgaaaaaggaaagaaaaaaatcagtcgaaaaaaaaaaaaaggggaactaTATGCTTCCTCGGCGGTTATCACTGTAATAAGAATACAAAACTGAGAACGGTTCTTTTNNNNNNNNNNNNNNNNNNNNNNNNNNNNNNttttttttccccacctaCAGAGGATATGCCTTATATCTTGCCTGTGCAAAAATaacgcaggaaaaaaaaaaaaaaaaaaaaaaaaaatgcccacaGATTGCAACTTCCCCATCCACAATGATGCATTTTGTGCATACGgttgaattatttaaatcgTCAcatgttaacaaaaaaaaataaaaaaaaggaaatttaaTTCGCGGCCTCGATGCGGGGGGCAGCAGCGGTGATATCTTCTTTTCGTCTTCTCCACGTCACCGCTTACCCACATCACCGCTTACCCACATCACCGCTTACCCACCGCGCTACAAAGTCAGGATGACGAAAAAGGTGAGCACGAAGAGCAGCGCCGAAACGGCAATTATGAGCAGCgacacgaaaaaggaaatatttttgctctGCCCCattttcttcgtcttcttatACACATCAGTTATATTATCCAAGTTGGACATCTGCTTGTTCGCCGACTGCTCCAGCATCCTGTTGTCCTCCACAATGATGTCTCTGTACGTTAAGAcgttttctttcatttcctGTGCCAGTAGGCATAACTCTTCATCGATATTTTcacctgacttgttcatattttttctggattgaatttttttatgcaaatccttttttttaaatgcaaagGAGTATTCATAGAGGAGGTTATCATACTCGTCAATTTGCTCGCTCCATTCTTTTAGGACCTCATCACTTAGGGT is part of the Plasmodium cynomolgi strain B DNA, chromosome 1, whole genome shotgun sequence genome and encodes:
- a CDS encoding 60S ribosomal protein L34-A (putative), which gives rise to MAQRVHYRKHNHYNTKSNKVRPIRTPGGKLTIHVVKKKAGKPKCADCKTAIQGVKALRPADNRRARKKDRKVSRAYGGSICAKCIRERIMRAFLFEEQKCVRQVLKEKKKQEKKVKKVKKEKKKSTAKDAKKTKTTTDNKKPKKVGDKRKGR
- a CDS encoding hypothetical protein (putative) translates to MHMGDVPQGGEEAEKDAAVGGEVTKKGGSQVEQKGSHDLTAGGGDAGWGNSDGWHAEKQAEKQAEKQAENTAEEPAEEPAREAKKVRKSLDKAGKVEKGKLQKKRATDVKGEAKKKDKKVAAKKDKKVAAKKGAKKVAVKETKAMAAKGAKATGKGKKGEPSRTDDPLLTDSEEELYNDDNLFMPRALKKKAHKKGNQKSETSDHKRKAATSQIGKKKHEQGGQREKREKRKKKRNKMKSKFCTAQCLPLGQYEEAFEKELASYATSGLKKYLKFLKNYKTTVGVVEDKVGMEGEENGLGGYEAQKYVYDGAHH